The following proteins come from a genomic window of Pseudomonas sp. J452:
- a CDS encoding gamma-carboxygeranoyl-CoA hydratase, whose translation MNSFQTVQLEQDPRGFATLWLNRPEKNNAFNAQMIRELILALEAVAGDQTLRFLLLRGRGKHFSAGADLAWMQHSTTLDYNANLADAHELAELMYSLHALQIPTLAVVQGAAFGGAVGLVSCCDMAIGADDALFSLSEVRIGLAPAVISPFVVQALGERAARRYALTAERFDGNRARELGLLAEAYPTAELDAQVESWVNNLLLNSPQAMLASKDLLREVASGVLSPVLRRYTENAIARIRVSPEGQEGLNAFLEKRTPAWQEPQA comes from the coding sequence ATGAACAGTTTCCAGACCGTACAACTCGAACAAGACCCGCGCGGCTTCGCCACCCTGTGGCTGAATCGCCCGGAAAAGAACAACGCTTTCAACGCGCAGATGATCCGCGAGCTGATCCTCGCCCTCGAAGCGGTGGCCGGCGACCAGACTCTGCGCTTTCTGCTGCTGCGCGGGCGCGGCAAGCACTTCAGCGCGGGCGCCGACCTGGCCTGGATGCAGCATTCGACGACTCTCGACTACAACGCCAACCTGGCCGACGCCCACGAGCTGGCCGAGCTGATGTACAGCCTGCATGCCCTGCAGATTCCCACCCTGGCCGTGGTCCAGGGCGCGGCCTTCGGTGGCGCGGTGGGCCTGGTCAGTTGCTGCGACATGGCCATCGGCGCCGATGACGCGCTGTTCTCCCTCTCCGAAGTACGCATCGGCCTGGCTCCGGCGGTGATCAGCCCCTTCGTCGTGCAGGCCCTTGGCGAGCGCGCTGCACGCCGCTACGCGCTGACCGCCGAGCGTTTCGACGGCAACCGCGCCCGTGAACTGGGCCTGCTCGCCGAGGCCTACCCGACCGCCGAGCTGGATGCCCAGGTGGAAAGCTGGGTGAATAACCTGCTGCTCAACAGCCCGCAGGCCATGCTCGCCAGCAAAGACCTGCTGCGCGAAGTCGCCAGCGGCGTGCTCAGCCCGGTGCTGCGCCGCTACACCGAGAACGCCATCGCCCGTATCCGCGTCAGCCCGGAAGGCCAGGAGGGGCTCAATGCCTTCCTGGAAAAACGCACGCCCGCCTGGCAGGAGCCGCAAGCATGA
- the bdhA gene encoding 3-hydroxybutyrate dehydrogenase, with the protein MNLQGKTALVTGSTSGIGLGIALKLAEAGANLVLNGFGEVDAALAAVKAKGVKVGHHPADVGKPEEIAALIAYAEERFGGVDILVNNAGIQHVAPVEEFPVERWDAIIAINLSSVFHATRLALPGMRERGWGRIVNIASVHGLVGSVQKAAYVAAKHGVVGLTKVVALETATTGITCNAICPGWVLTPLVQQQIDARAAADGDPERARHELLAEKQPSLEFVTPEQLGALTLFLCSDAAEQVRGAAWNMDGGWTAQ; encoded by the coding sequence ATGAATCTGCAAGGTAAGACCGCACTGGTCACCGGCTCCACCAGCGGCATTGGCTTGGGCATCGCCCTCAAGCTGGCCGAGGCCGGCGCCAACCTGGTGCTCAACGGCTTCGGCGAGGTTGACGCGGCGCTGGCTGCAGTCAAAGCCAAGGGTGTAAAGGTCGGCCACCATCCGGCCGACGTGGGCAAGCCCGAGGAGATCGCCGCGCTGATCGCTTATGCCGAGGAACGGTTCGGCGGCGTCGACATCCTGGTCAATAACGCCGGCATCCAGCATGTGGCGCCGGTGGAGGAATTCCCGGTGGAGCGCTGGGACGCGATCATCGCCATCAACCTGTCCTCGGTGTTCCACGCCACCCGCCTGGCCCTGCCCGGCATGCGCGAACGCGGCTGGGGGCGGATCGTCAACATCGCCTCGGTGCACGGCCTGGTCGGCTCGGTGCAGAAGGCCGCCTATGTGGCCGCCAAGCACGGCGTGGTCGGCCTGACCAAGGTGGTGGCGCTGGAAACCGCCACCACCGGTATCACCTGCAATGCCATCTGCCCAGGCTGGGTGCTGACGCCACTGGTGCAACAGCAGATCGACGCCCGTGCTGCGGCTGATGGCGACCCCGAGCGCGCCCGTCATGAGCTGCTGGCCGAGAAACAGCCCTCGCTGGAGTTCGTCACCCCCGAGCAACTGGGCGCGCTGACCCTATTCCTCTGCAGCGATGCCGCCGAGCAGGTGCGTGGCGCGGCCTGGAACATGGACGGTGGCTGGACTGCGCAGTAA
- a CDS encoding hydroxymethylglutaryl-CoA lyase — protein MNLPHHVRLVEVGPRDGLQNEKQPISVADKVRLVDELSAAGLGYIEVGSFVSPKWVPQMAGSAEVFAQIQRKAGVVYGALTPNMQGFEAAVAAGVKEVAVFAAASEAFSQKNINCSISDSLQRFMPVMEAAKQHGISVRGYVSCVLGCPYEGEVAPEQVANVAAELFSMGCYEVSLGDTIGTGTAGATRRLFEVCAGKIPRDKLGGHFHDTYGQALANVYASLQEGISVFDSSVAGLGGCPYAKGATGNVATEDVLYLLNGLGIDSGIDMDKLIAAGQRICDVLGKPNGSRVARATQASR, from the coding sequence ATGAACCTGCCCCACCACGTCCGCCTGGTCGAAGTCGGCCCGCGCGACGGTTTGCAGAACGAGAAACAGCCGATCAGCGTGGCCGACAAGGTGCGCCTGGTCGACGAGCTGAGCGCCGCCGGCCTCGGCTATATCGAGGTCGGCAGCTTCGTCTCGCCCAAGTGGGTGCCGCAGATGGCCGGCAGCGCCGAAGTGTTCGCGCAGATCCAGCGCAAGGCCGGTGTGGTCTATGGCGCGCTGACGCCCAACATGCAGGGCTTCGAGGCCGCCGTGGCCGCCGGGGTCAAGGAAGTCGCGGTATTCGCCGCCGCCAGCGAGGCCTTCTCGCAGAAGAACATCAACTGCTCGATCAGCGACAGCCTGCAGCGCTTCATGCCGGTCATGGAGGCCGCCAAACAGCACGGCATCAGCGTGCGCGGCTATGTCTCCTGCGTGCTCGGCTGCCCCTACGAGGGCGAGGTGGCGCCCGAGCAAGTGGCCAACGTGGCTGCCGAGCTGTTTTCCATGGGCTGCTACGAAGTGTCCCTCGGCGACACCATTGGCACCGGTACCGCCGGCGCCACCCGCCGTCTGTTCGAGGTCTGCGCCGGTAAGATCCCGCGCGACAAGCTCGGCGGGCATTTCCACGACACCTACGGTCAGGCCCTGGCCAATGTCTATGCCAGCCTGCAGGAAGGCATCAGCGTATTCGACAGCTCGGTCGCCGGCCTCGGCGGCTGCCCCTACGCCAAGGGCGCCACCGGCAACGTCGCCACCGAGGACGTGCTCTACCTGCTCAACGGCCTGGGTATCGACAGCGGTATCGACATGGACAAGCTGATCGCCGCCGGCCAACGCATCTGCGATGTACTCGGCAAGCCCAACGGCTCGCGCGTGGCCCGCGCCACCCAAGCCAGCCGCTAA
- a CDS encoding acetyl/propionyl/methylcrotonyl-CoA carboxylase subunit alpha, producing the protein MSQQQITTLLVANRGEIACRVMRTAKALGLQTVAVHSAIDRNARHVREADMAVDLGGAKPADSYLLVDKIIAAAKASGAQAIHPGYGFLSENAGFARAIAAAGLVFLGPPASAIDAMGSKSAAKALMEDAGVPLVPGYHGEAQDVETFRVAAERIGYPVLLKAAAGGGGKGMKVVEREAELAEALQSAQREAQSAFGDSRMLVEKYVLKPRHVEIQVFADQHGNCLYLNERDCSIQRRHQKVVEEAPAPGLSPELRRAMGEAAVKAAQAIGYVGAGTVEFLLDARGQFFFMEMNTRLQVEHPVTEAITGLDLVAWQIRVARGEALPISQAQVPLNGHAIEVRLYAEDPQNDFLPASGTLALYREPASGPGRRVDSGVAEGDEVSPFYDPMLGKLIAWGENREEARLRLLAMLEETAVGGFKTNLAFLRRILAHPAFAAEELDTGFIARHQAVLLPPPAELPEAFWQLAADAWLQSEPQQLRHDDYHSPWSTRSGWRAGLPAESELHLCSGEHAHKARPSGQAKLIGETLTCRSQLAGDQTPQIQRRLQAIRQGDTLYLEWHGELHPITRFDPIAAAEASHAHQGGLTAPMNGSIVRVLVEPGQVVEAGTALVVLEAMKMEHSIRAPHAGTVKALYCGEGDMVSEGAALVELEQA; encoded by the coding sequence ATGAGCCAGCAACAGATCACCACCCTCCTCGTCGCCAACCGTGGCGAGATCGCCTGCCGGGTGATGCGCACCGCCAAGGCCCTGGGCCTGCAGACCGTAGCCGTGCACAGTGCCATCGACCGCAACGCGCGCCATGTGCGCGAAGCCGACATGGCCGTCGACCTCGGCGGCGCCAAGCCGGCCGACAGCTACCTGCTGGTCGACAAGATCATCGCCGCGGCCAAGGCCAGCGGCGCCCAGGCGATCCATCCGGGCTACGGCTTTCTCTCCGAGAACGCCGGCTTCGCCCGCGCCATCGCGGCCGCCGGCCTGGTGTTCCTCGGCCCACCCGCCTCCGCCATCGACGCCATGGGTAGCAAGTCCGCCGCCAAGGCGCTGATGGAAGACGCCGGGGTGCCACTGGTGCCCGGCTACCACGGCGAGGCGCAGGACGTGGAAACCTTCCGCGTCGCCGCCGAGCGCATCGGCTACCCGGTGCTGCTCAAGGCTGCCGCCGGTGGTGGTGGCAAGGGCATGAAGGTGGTCGAGCGCGAAGCCGAGCTGGCCGAGGCCCTGCAGTCGGCGCAGCGCGAAGCGCAATCGGCCTTCGGCGACTCGCGCATGCTGGTGGAAAAGTACGTGCTCAAGCCACGTCATGTGGAGATCCAGGTGTTCGCCGACCAGCACGGCAACTGCCTGTACCTCAACGAGCGCGACTGCTCGATCCAGCGCCGCCACCAGAAGGTGGTCGAGGAAGCCCCGGCCCCGGGCCTGTCGCCCGAACTGCGCCGCGCCATGGGCGAGGCGGCGGTCAAGGCCGCCCAGGCCATCGGCTATGTCGGCGCCGGCACCGTGGAGTTCCTGCTCGACGCTCGCGGCCAGTTCTTCTTCATGGAGATGAACACACGCCTGCAGGTCGAGCACCCGGTCACCGAAGCCATCACCGGTCTCGACCTGGTGGCCTGGCAGATTCGCGTGGCCCGTGGCGAGGCGCTGCCGATCAGCCAGGCGCAGGTGCCGCTGAATGGCCATGCCATCGAAGTGCGCCTGTACGCCGAAGACCCGCAAAATGATTTTCTCCCGGCCAGCGGCACCCTCGCCCTCTACCGCGAGCCCGCCAGCGGCCCGGGCCGGCGCGTCGACAGCGGCGTGGCCGAGGGCGACGAAGTCTCGCCGTTCTACGACCCGATGCTGGGCAAGCTGATCGCCTGGGGTGAGAACCGCGAGGAGGCCCGCCTGCGCCTGCTGGCCATGCTCGAGGAAACGGCCGTGGGCGGTTTCAAGACCAACCTGGCCTTCCTGCGGCGCATCCTCGCTCACCCCGCCTTCGCCGCCGAAGAGCTGGACACCGGCTTTATCGCCCGCCATCAGGCCGTTCTGCTGCCGCCGCCGGCCGAGCTGCCCGAGGCGTTCTGGCAACTGGCCGCCGACGCCTGGTTGCAGAGCGAACCGCAGCAGCTGCGCCACGACGACTACCACTCGCCCTGGAGCACCCGCAGCGGCTGGCGCGCCGGCCTGCCGGCGGAAAGCGAGCTGCACCTGTGCAGCGGCGAGCACGCCCACAAGGCCCGCCCGAGCGGCCAGGCCAAACTGATCGGCGAGACGCTCACTTGTAGGAGCCAGCTTGCTGGCGATCAGACGCCGCAGATCCAACGCCGCCTGCAGGCCATCCGCCAGGGCGACACCCTGTACCTGGAATGGCACGGCGAGCTGCACCCCATCACCCGCTTCGACCCGATTGCCGCCGCCGAAGCCAGCCATGCCCACCAGGGCGGCCTCACCGCGCCCATGAACGGCAGCATCGTCCGTGTACTGGTCGAACCCGGCCAGGTTGTCGAGGCCGGCACCGCGCTGGTGGTGCTGGAAGCGATGAAGATGGAGCACAGCATCCGCGCACCGCATGCCGGCACGGTCAAGGCGCTGTATTGCGGCGAAGGCGATATGGTCAGCGAGGGCGCTGCACTGGTGGAGCTGGAGCAGGCCTGA